The bacterium region CGGCGTCGGCGCCGGCGCGCGCAGCGAGCGCCGTTGTTGGAGCGCCTTCTCCACCGCGAACTGCCCGTCCGTCTTCGGCGCCGGCAGCGGCGTCGCGGCGGGCGCGGCCGCGAAGGCGAGCGACGCGGCGGCGAGCAAGGCAATCGGCACGACGGCGAACTTCGTCTTCATCGCTTCTCTCCCTCGATCGGCGCGGCCCCGCCGCGCCGCTTCGTCACTGCGCGTCGGCCTCGCGCGCCGCCGCGACGAGCAGCCGCCACACCGCTTCGACGTGCCGCCGCTCGGTCGTTTCGGCGCCGACGCTGACGCGGATCATCTGCTTCCCCTTCAGCGAGGCGGGGTTGACCAAGGCGCCGCCGCCGTCGTTGACGATCCGCGCGACCTCGCGGTTGTGCGCGGCCAGCGCGGCCTCGTCGCCGGCGAGCCGCGTCGGCGCGTGCCGCAGGCAGACCGTCTGCAGCGCGACCGGCGCGAGAATCTCCCAGTCCTCCGCCGCCTCGACCTGTCCGGCGAGCCACCGCGCGTTCTCGAGGTCGCGGCGGATCCGCGCCTGCAGCCCCTCGACGCCGGCGTCCATCAGGAAGAACCAGAGCTTGAGCGCGCGGAAGCGACGCCCCAGCGGCACGTGCCAGTCGCGGAAGTTCTTGACCTCCGCGTCGTGCTCGGTGCGCAGGTAGCTCGGGTTGGTGCTCATCACGCGGATCAGGTGCTGCGGGTCGCGCACGTAGTAGGCGCTGAAGTCGAAGCCGACCCCCATCCACTTGTGCGGGTTGAAGACGAGGCTGTCCGCCTCCTCGATCCCGTTCCACAGCCCGCGGCATTCCGGCAGCACCATCGCCGTGCCGGCCATCGCCGCGTCCACGTGCAGCCACATCCCGTGGTCGCGCGCGATCGCGGCCAGCTCCGGCAGCGGGTCGAACGCGGTCGTCGCCGTCGTGCCGACGCAGCCGACGATCGCGCAGGGACGCCGGCCGGCGGCGACGTCCGCCTCGACCGCCGCGCGGAGCAGGTCGGCGCGGACGGCGTGGGCGTCGTCGGTCTCGATCAGGCGCAGGTGGGCCTTGCCGAAGCCGGCCAGCAGCGCGCCCTTTTCGACCGAGCTGTGCGCCTGGCTGGAGGTGTAGACGACGAGCGGCGGCTCGCCCGACTGCAAGCCCCCGCGGTTCTGCACGAAGCCGGAGCTCCGTTCCCGCGCGCAGAGGAGCGCGCAGAGCGTCGCCGTGCTGGCCGAGTCGTGGACGACGCCGGTGAAGGCGTCGGAGAGGCCGACCATCCCCCGCAGCCAGTCCATCACGACCTCTTCGAGTTCGGTCGCCGCGGGACTGGTCTGCCAGCTCATCCCCTGCACGCCGAGCCCGGCGACGACGATGTCGGCCAGGACGGACGCGTAGCTGGTGTTGCTGGGAAAGTAGGAGAAGAACGCGGGGTGGTTCCAGTGGGTGATCCCGGGCAGCACGTCGCGGTCCAGCGCGGCGATCGCCTCGGGCAGCCGCCCGCCGACCTGCGGCGGCGCCTTCGGGAAGCGGGCCTTGATTTCGCCGGGGGCGACTTGACTCATCACCGGCAGCGACTCCACCCGCTCGCGGTAGGCGGCGACCCAATCGACCAGCTGGTGGCCAAACTCCCGGAACGTTGCGGCGTCCATGGTTTCCTCGCTTCCTGAAGCGCGGCGCCGCGGCGCCGCCGACCGCGAGAGGATAGCGCCACCCGCGCGGCGCGCGTCCGTGGAGTTCTCTCGCCGCCGCCGTGCGAAGTGCATCCCGCGGTTGCGCCCGGGCGGCGCGCGCCGCAAGCGCCGAGAATTGCGTCCGGCGGCGCCGGATCGTTGCGCCCCGCCGGCCCGCGAGGAACGTGCCCGCCGAGTTACGCGGAATTGCTGTTCGTGCTTGACGCGACACCGGCTCCACCGGAGATTTAAAACACTTCCGAGCGGGCGCGCCTCCCCCCCCGAGACCACTCGCGCGACCGTGCGGAATCGAACGCCCCGCCCCGTGCGCCTCCCCCCGGCCCTCGGCGGGGCGTTCCCTTTCTCTCCGGAATTTTCGTGGTCGTCGGCGGCCCCGCGAGGGCGCGCCCCACGCCTCCGCGCCGCGCAGACCAATCCGAAAGACGACGCACCCTCCGCCGCCCCGTGCCGACCGATCAGAAGAACGACGCCCCGCGTTTCCGCCCGGGGGGCGCAGGGGGCCGCGTCACTTCTCCTGTTCGATCTCGTAGACCACGGGGAGCTGCGCCGTGAACCGCGCGCCGCCCTCGAGCGTCCCCGCCAGCGTCGCCACGACCTCCGTGCGGGCGCCGGAGAAGCGGGCGTAGCGCAGGAGGTCCCACTGGGCGAACGTCGCCGTCCAGCCGTCCGCGGAGCGCTTGAGCCCCTTCGCCCGAAGCGGAACCGGTAGCGGCTCTTCGCCGAGGGACGTGATCGCCGCCTCGCGCACCTCGCGGTCCGACTTCAGGCCGACGGCGCACTCGCCGTCCGCGCGGCCGTTGCGCGGCGCGACCACCGGTCCGGCGAGCGCCGCCGCAACGACGACCGGCGCCGTCTCGGCCGCCGCCTCGGCCGGTCCCCGAGCCTGCGGCGCCGCGGCCGCCGGCCGCACCCAGACGTCGTCCCGCGTGATCACGCCGAGCCTCATCCCCGCGGCGAGCCACGGATCCCCGCCTTTGACGAAGAGCCCCGGGATCGCCAGCAGCATGATCGCCGGATCGTTCACGAGCGGCGCCGCGGCCGCCGCGCGTCCCAGGACGCGTCCGCTCGGCGTCTGCCCCTTCACCGTCGCGAGGAGCCCGTAGACCGGAACGTCGTCCCCCGCCGCGCCGCGCAGCCGGGTCGCCTCGACCTCGAGAAATCCGCCGTGCCCGAACGCCTTCGCCCGCAGCGCCTGCGCGACGACGCCCTCGACCGGGCCGCCCGCCGGAAGGACGACGGCGCCGTCCGCGCGGAGCGTCTCGAGCGTGCGCAGGCGCACCGGCGCTCCTTCCTGCACGTGGTGCGTCGTGAGGTTCTCCTGCAGCTCGACCATCAGCAGCGTGCCGGCCGGGATCCGCACGCGTCCTTCGCCGACTCCGCCCGGCCCGGCCGCGACCGCCGCCGGCCCGCCGTAGGCCTTGGCGGCCATTTTCGCCGCGCGCTCGGCGTCGCCCGCGTCGAAGGCGACGTACCGCGCCGCCGCGGCGACCGCCCGCTCGCCGTCGGCCTCGGGGAGCGTCTCGAATCCCTTGAGGTACATGACCTCGGTGTCGGTCAGGCGGACGTAGTAGGTCCGGCCCGCCTGCAGCAGGAAGACGCCCCGCCCGTAGAGGTCGTGCGTGAGGCCCGACGTGGCCCGCGACCAGAAGAGATGCGGCCCCGGCGGCATCTGCGCGAAGGCGTAGGAGTCCCGCTTGAGCACGGCGAGGAGCGTCTTGCCGTCGAAGATCCAGAACCGGTCGTCCGGCTGCGAGTCGCCGCGCAGGAAATAGACGAGCGCGGCGTCGGCCCGCGCCTCGCCGCGCGGCTTCGCGGCGTCGGCCGCGGGCGCCGCGCCCGCCAGAAGAAAGCACTGGAACGCCGCCGTCGCCGCGGCCGCGAAACCCCACGCCGCACGCCCGCTCCTGTTCATGCCGGACCTCCCGCGTCGCGGTCCGGAATGTACGCCGCCGGGAGCGGGGGACGTCGCCGAGCGCCCTCGCGCGGCGGTCCGCCGCGCCGCGCGGCTCAGCCC contains the following coding sequences:
- a CDS encoding aspartate aminotransferase family protein, with amino-acid sequence MDAATFREFGHQLVDWVAAYRERVESLPVMSQVAPGEIKARFPKAPPQVGGRLPEAIAALDRDVLPGITHWNHPAFFSYFPSNTSYASVLADIVVAGLGVQGMSWQTSPAATELEEVVMDWLRGMVGLSDAFTGVVHDSASTATLCALLCARERSSGFVQNRGGLQSGEPPLVVYTSSQAHSSVEKGALLAGFGKAHLRLIETDDAHAVRADLLRAAVEADVAAGRRPCAIVGCVGTTATTAFDPLPELAAIARDHGMWLHVDAAMAGTAMVLPECRGLWNGIEEADSLVFNPHKWMGVGFDFSAYYVRDPQHLIRVMSTNPSYLRTEHDAEVKNFRDWHVPLGRRFRALKLWFFLMDAGVEGLQARIRRDLENARWLAGQVEAAEDWEILAPVALQTVCLRHAPTRLAGDEAALAAHNREVARIVNDGGGALVNPASLKGKQMIRVSVGAETTERRHVEAVWRLLVAAAREADAQ
- a CDS encoding DUF2846 domain-containing protein, whose amino-acid sequence is MNRSGRAAWGFAAAATAAFQCFLLAGAAPAADAAKPRGEARADAALVYFLRGDSQPDDRFWIFDGKTLLAVLKRDSYAFAQMPPGPHLFWSRATSGLTHDLYGRGVFLLQAGRTYYVRLTDTEVMYLKGFETLPEADGERAVAAAARYVAFDAGDAERAAKMAAKAYGGPAAVAAGPGGVGEGRVRIPAGTLLMVELQENLTTHHVQEGAPVRLRTLETLRADGAVVLPAGGPVEGVVAQALRAKAFGHGGFLEVEATRLRGAAGDDVPVYGLLATVKGQTPSGRVLGRAAAAAPLVNDPAIMLLAIPGLFVKGGDPWLAAGMRLGVITRDDVWVRPAAAAPQARGPAEAAAETAPVVVAAALAGPVVAPRNGRADGECAVGLKSDREVREAAITSLGEEPLPVPLRAKGLKRSADGWTATFAQWDLLRYARFSGARTEVVATLAGTLEGGARFTAQLPVVYEIEQEK